GAGTTCCTTTTTGTTCGTAAATATTATAGCACATGGTGTCAATAAAGCCTTGCGCCGGCAGGTTGTATTTTTAAATTTCCCCGCTCATTTCGGAAGATTTGAAGGGCGCGGAACTATTTTATCGTTGTTTGACACGTTGTGCTATAATGAGAAATATTTTACGGCCAGCACAAATTCAGATATACGGAACGTACGAACCGCAGCCTGGTTGGCCGGGCCCATTTTGTTTAATGTATATTGCCACGCGTCCATCGCCGTGAAGGGAGGGTAAAATGATTGCCAAAAAAGAACTGAGCGGAATAGTCGGTGCCGGTAATGTCGGCAGCGATGCAGCCACGCTGGCGCAATACGCCGGGGACATGAGCTTCGTCCATCATGTGCAGCCGGACTACGTGGTTAAGCCGCGCAACGCCGACGATGTGGAAAAACTGGTGAATCTCGCCCGGGAAAAGAAGGTGCCGCTGGTGCCGGTAAGCTCCGGCGTCCCCCACTTCCGCGGCGATACCGTCCCCTCCGCCGGCGGCGCGGTTATCGTCGACCTTTCCAATATGAAGAAAATCATCCGCGTGGACCGCTATAACCGCGTGGCGTTGTTCGAGCCGGGCGTGACCTACGGCGAGCTGATTCCGGCGGTGGCTAAAGAAGGCCTCCGCCTCAATATGCCCCTCCTCCCCCGGAGCACCAAGTCCGTGGTGGGCAGCATGCTGGAGCGGGAGCCGGTGGTCATGCCGGACTATCACTGGGACATCGCCGACCCGCTTTGCGATGTGGAGATTATCCTGGGCAGCGGCGCTTTATTCCGCACCGGCGCTTCCGCCGGGCCGGGCACGCTGGAGGAGCAGTGGAAGGTGGGCGGCGCGCAGAAAGAGGCGGCCGGTCCTTCTTCCGCTTCCTGGTACCGCGTTATCCAGGGCGCGCAGGGCACCATGGGCATCGTCACCTGGGCGTCCGCCCGCTGTGAAATCCTCCCTAAAAAAGAGGAGCCGTTCCTCGCCGGCTCCAGCGATTTGGCTAAAATCATGGAAATGGTGCACTGGCTGATTCGGCTGCGTCTGGTTAACGAGTGCTTTATCCTGAACAGCACCGACCTCGCCACCCTTTTACCCAAGAAATCGTCCCATGAATACCCGCAGGTCAAGAGCAGCCTGCCGCCGTGGATTCTCTTCTATAATGTAGCCGCCTATGATTATCTCACGGAAGACCGGATAAAATGGCAGGTGGCGGACATTAAAGATTTATCCCAGCGCCTGGGGCTGGAACCGGTGCAGTCGCTCGGGGCCGCCTCCGCCTTTGATTTGCTCAAACTGGTACAGGCCCCCTCCCCGGAACCCTACTGGAAAACGCCGGGCGGCTGGGGCTGCCAGGACATTTTCTTCATCACCGCCTTCGATAAAGTGAGCGGGTTGGTGGCCGCCATGCATGACCTGGCGGCGGAGGCCGGCTACCCCACCCCGGACATGGGCGTTTATATCCAGCCGGCGGTGCAGGGGGTTAACTTCCACGTGGAGTTCAACCTGTTCTATCCCCTCGGCAACCCCGCGGAAGCGGCAAAGGTGCAGCAGCTTACGGTGAGCGCGGTGCGCCGGCTGATGGATAAAGGCGCTTTCTTCTCCCGCCCCTACGGCGACGCCACCGGCGCCATCATGAACCGCGATGCCGCCACCGTGGCCGCCCTCAAGAAAGTAAAAGCTATACTCGACCCCGATAATATCATGAACCCGGGCAAGCTGTGTTTTTAAGGAAGCAGACAGTAAATAGTAAACAGTCCCCGTCCCCTTTTCCCCAAACTGTAAACTGTCTACTTTAGACTGAAAACTCACCGACTAAGGAGGTCCTAATATGGCGCTTGAAGATTTAAGAAACGAGATGGAAACGTGCCGCCGCTGTTCCGCCTGCAAGTTCATGCCCTTTGAAAAGGTGACGGGCTACGCGCCGATTAACGTCTGCCCCAGCATTTCCCGCTATAACTTCCATACCTATTCCGGGGGCGGGCGCATGGTCAACGGCGTGGCGCTTCTGGAAAAAAGGCTGGATTTCTCCCCCAAGTTCATGGACGTGATGTACAACTGCCAGATGTGCGGCGCCTGCGATGTCTCCTGCAAGTACGCCATGGACATGGAGGTCATGGAACCTATTTACGAGACCCGCATCAAGGCGGTGGCGGAAGGCCATACCAACCCTGCCCTGGACAAGGTTATCAACAGCCTGCGCAAGCAGGGGACGATGGTCCCCGGCGCCAAAACAAAGCGCGGGGACTGGGCGGAGGGGCTGGGACTCAAGGACTGCACCAAAGAGAAAGTGGACGTTATCTTTCACGTGGGCTGCCAGACCAGCTTCAATAAAGATATGTGGCACCTGGCCAGGACCACGGCCAAGCTTTTGCAGAAAGCCGGCGTGAACTTCGGGGTGGCGGGAGAGAGCGAGACCTGCTGCGGCGGGCGCGCCTACCAGACGGGCTACCGGGACGACTTCCTTGCCCAGGCCAAAAAGAACATGGTCATGATTAAAAAGTCCGGCGCCAGGACTCTGGTCACCGGCTGCGCGGACGGCTACCACGCCTTTAAAGTGCTCTATGATAAATTCAACCTCAAGGGCAAGCTGGAAGTCCTGCATATTACCGAATACCTCGACCGGCTGATAAAAGAAGGCAAGCTCAAGCCCAAGAAGAAGGTTGACATAACCGTAACCTACCACGACCCCTGCCACCTGGGGCGGCTGGGAGAGCCGTTCGTTCACTGGCAAGGCAAGGAGATTCCCGGCCATATCCGCATCTTCGAGCCGCGCAAGGAATGGCGGCGGGGCACCTACGGCGTTTACGAGCCGCCGCGCGATGTGCTAAAGAGCATCCCCGGCCTCAAGCTGGTGGAAATGACGCGTATTAAAGAGTACACCTGGTGCTGCGGCGCCGGCGGCGGCGTCAGCGTCTCCAACCCGGACTTTTCCCTCTGGACGGCCGTGGAAAGAATTAAAGAGGCGG
The genomic region above belongs to Dehalococcoidales bacterium and contains:
- a CDS encoding (Fe-S)-binding protein; protein product: MALEDLRNEMETCRRCSACKFMPFEKVTGYAPINVCPSISRYNFHTYSGGGRMVNGVALLEKRLDFSPKFMDVMYNCQMCGACDVSCKYAMDMEVMEPIYETRIKAVAEGHTNPALDKVINSLRKQGTMVPGAKTKRGDWAEGLGLKDCTKEKVDVIFHVGCQTSFNKDMWHLARTTAKLLQKAGVNFGVAGESETCCGGRAYQTGYRDDFLAQAKKNMVMIKKSGARTLVTGCADGYHAFKVLYDKFNLKGKLEVLHITEYLDRLIKEGKLKPKKKVDITVTYHDPCHLGRLGEPFVHWQGKEIPGHIRIFEPRKEWRRGTYGVYEPPRDVLKSIPGLKLVEMTRIKEYTWCCGAGGGVSVSNPDFSLWTAVERIKEAESTGAAAIVTTCPWCVSNFTGAIKEKGSSLKVYDVIELLEKAL
- a CDS encoding FAD-binding oxidoreductase; its protein translation is MIAKKELSGIVGAGNVGSDAATLAQYAGDMSFVHHVQPDYVVKPRNADDVEKLVNLAREKKVPLVPVSSGVPHFRGDTVPSAGGAVIVDLSNMKKIIRVDRYNRVALFEPGVTYGELIPAVAKEGLRLNMPLLPRSTKSVVGSMLEREPVVMPDYHWDIADPLCDVEIILGSGALFRTGASAGPGTLEEQWKVGGAQKEAAGPSSASWYRVIQGAQGTMGIVTWASARCEILPKKEEPFLAGSSDLAKIMEMVHWLIRLRLVNECFILNSTDLATLLPKKSSHEYPQVKSSLPPWILFYNVAAYDYLTEDRIKWQVADIKDLSQRLGLEPVQSLGAASAFDLLKLVQAPSPEPYWKTPGGWGCQDIFFITAFDKVSGLVAAMHDLAAEAGYPTPDMGVYIQPAVQGVNFHVEFNLFYPLGNPAEAAKVQQLTVSAVRRLMDKGAFFSRPYGDATGAIMNRDAATVAALKKVKAILDPDNIMNPGKLCF